The window CCTGGTTGAGCGGCAACGGTTCAGAAGTCTTTTTTTCTATTAATATCTCCTGCGACCTTGTTTCGAGTGCCTTTAACAGTTCGTCTGATGCGATTATCAGATTTGTCCTGGAAAGTATTAGCAGGTTTGTATTAACAAGATCGCCTGAGATTATTGCTTTCTGCTGTATTTTAATTGCATTGTTGATATTGTCCACATTCAGTGACTGCATTTTTTTGTCTGGGCGCTCGTCCCCGAAACGATTTATAAGCCCTGATGTCTGAACCAGGCGGTTGAGATCAACATCGACAGGGTCAGGCATCCGTAAAGAATCTGGCCTCAGGATGAGCATTTTTCCTGCATCCATTGTTATCCATTCGCCGAACCTCGTGTTGATAGCTGCTCGAGCCGTTCCTGATAAGGTAACAAATTTTGCATAACTGCCGGGTGTATACTCTACAAGCGAGGAAGAGTTTTCTGTTTCAAACGTAATCTTTTCTGTAGTAATTTTTTGGTTTATGGCTGTCTGGGGCAACTGGACAAATATAACGCCACGCTCAAGCCTTAAATTGCCGGTTATGGCTTCAATCCGAAGCATTGTGTTTGACGCAAGCCTTATAATGGTACCGTCATCCGAGGCAATCTCTGCCAGAGAATTTCCGCCGGTAGCTATGAAGTCGCTTTTTGCAATAGTTTCATTGACTTTGCCTGAAATTGGATTAAATCCGCCTTTGGCAATTTTGACTTCACCTTTGATAAAAGTTAACCTGGCATCTGACAGCGCATGAGCCATCGAAAGCGCTGATAATGCCATAATCAGCGTTATAAAAAAAACCTTTAATATTCCGGCAGTTAAAGTTCTTCGGAAAAACATATTTTGCCCCCTCAGAATTTAATCTTTACGCTTATATTGGGCGAAATGTTGACCATGTTATACTCAAATACTGATTGATTTGATTGGTTAAAGGCTGCAAGCGCAGAGAAATTGATATTTATCCATGGTTTTGGTTTGTAGCCGATTACGAGCGTGACGGACTCGTTGTAATCTTCGCGCCCGTTTTCTGCGTATGGTATGTAAGAAATACGCAAACTACCTTCAAAAGACCATTTTGAAGTTATGTCAAGATAATACCCCGAAACAAGCGAATGGTAATCCCGCTGATAGACCTTAGGATCGGAAAACCCGAACTGGCTTGAATAAGCCGCATAGATGTAATGCGCCCTTGCAAGAGGAAACATCTTAAACAAACCTAAAGTTATACTGTTGTTTCTGTAATATTCACCCCTTGCGTTGCCATCTGTAAGACGGTTGTAATTGTAACGGGCTGATATCGCGAGCTGATCAAGTTCGGGAATCACGTATGTTAAACCTGCGCCTGTATTAAAACTGTCAAAGTTCATATCCGTAAATCTGTCATAACGGAACCATTGATACATTGCCGTTATTTCGCCGAGCAGATTGGGATGGATTATCGGCTGATACGATATGCCTGTAGTTGTGAGAAAGTAGTTATCATCCTGGGGATTATCCTTTGTGAGTGCCACATTACTTGTCCAGTTCCACCCGATATTGCCAAATGCAGAAAAAGGCTGATATTTTGCCTTGCGTTTTAATATGACCTGTTGACCCATTGCATCTTCGCCGGGAGTGGGCGGTGCTGTCGTGCCGATTTCTTCCTGACTTAGTATGTCGATAGCCCTGAGCCCTGATCGTGAAAATTCATCAAGCTCTATCTGTTTTTCCAGATCAATCTGAGGCGTTGGTGATGTTTGTGTAAAGGCAGGCGATATTAAAATAAATATGCAAAAAATATAACCTACTATAATTAAAGTTAATTTCAATTCTTAATTTGTATAACATAGCACAGAAATAATCAAGTACTTTAATTAAATCTTTAGCATTTTTTTAAATGTTTCTGTGTTTTTGCCGCATCCCAAAACTTCTTTGGTTTTTTTCTTAAGATAGATTGATTCATATGCGTTTAAATATATATACCTCCTGCCCTGGTCTGTGTTGGATATATCAGGTGTTCTTTATATATATTACCTTATCAAGGGCTTCTATGCAGAAGGTCAGCGGCGCGGCTCTGCCGCATCCGCTGAAGCACTTTGTTGGGTGGAATCTGACCATTTTCTTTTGCTTAGAATTCCAAATGGCGTCAGCATTGGCAAGAGCCACAACAGATTCCACCAATTCAATCCGATAGCACCAAAACCACCGTATGACCATATGGCCCAGATGATAGATAGGAAAAATACCCCATATGGAGCGAACATTAGTTTCCAATATTGCGTTGAAGAAAAACGCCATGGTGAGAAAAAAAGAATCATGAACGCTGAAGAACCAACTAAGGCTATTCCCAGTATTCCCTGTTCTGTTTTCCCTTGAAAAAACAAGACAATGGAAAGTATAAAAACCCAGATGAAGCCACCAGCCCAACCCGCTGTCCAACCTATTTTTTCTCCTATTCTATCTTTCACAGTTACACCTCCCTCATGGTTGCTTCAGTCTTCAGGAACAATCCAATTACTACAAGAGCGGTGGAAAAAAGGATGTTTGTTCCTTAAAGTGCATGAAATTCGCTGATAGCCATCCCACCCTCAATGAGCAAAAATATAGGCCGATAAGGGCTACTAAAAGCCAAAATGCTTTATTTAGAAGCTTTTTCATCACATTCTGTTTGCCAAACATAAAGCTCAGCCTTCGTTTACCACTCATTAGGATTATCTATTGATGCTTTTGAGAACGTTGAGCAATTAACTTTATATGGTTCATCAAGGGAGACTATTGCGAACGCTCTAACCAATAATTTTAACATCAATGCCTCATCACGCGCAAATTTTCTTGAGATGGATATTGACTCTATTTGATATATAATGCTTTTACGGGTCGCCTGGAGCCGATTGTTCGGCGATAACTGATCGCATCTGTTCTTCTTTTTCGAGTTCCGAGAAGATGCTGTCTCGGAATGGCGACCTATAGCTGAAGACTATGCCGGTTCGCCAAAAATTACTGAAACATCCGTCTTTGTCGGGACCACCCTCGACAGCCGGAAGCCGGATGCCGCGAGCAAGGCCCGAAACTCCTCTTCAGAACGTAGTCGTCCTCCCGTGCAGACGAGCATGTTCACATCGTGGCCAGCGGCGTTTTGGCAGGAAGCAGAGGGACTGATCCGCACCGAGTATATGCCTTCCAAAATCATGAGTTGCCCGTGCGACGGCATGGCGGCTCGACAGTTGCGTAGGATCGTGGCCGCCCGCTCGTCGTCCCAATCCACAAACACGTGCCGCAGCACGTAGGCATCCGCACCGTTCGGCACGCCGTCGAAAAAGTCGCCGGCCATCACCTCGCACCGGTCCACCAGACCAGCGGCGCTCACCCGCTGCTGCGCGCGTGTCGCGGCGTGTGCCTGATCGAAGACCACTCCGCGGATGTGTGGGTGCGCCTTCAGGAGCCCGATGAGCAGTGTACCGTTCCCACCGCCGACGTCTACAACCCGTCTCAAGGCAGAGAAATCGACCGCGGTCGCCACCGCGGCGGCCGACCACGATGCAACCGTCGCCATCGCCTCATCGAACAGGGCCGTTAGCTCCGGGATGCCAGCCATCAAAACATAGGGGCTGTCAGCACTGGGCGCCATACGGCGAAACGCGGGCTCTCCGCTCCGGACGCAGGCCTCAAGGTCCCGCCAAGCGTCCTGTACTCCCGCGCCGCAAAACATAAGCACCAAGGCGCGGACCGAGTCAGGCGCGTTCTTGCGCAGCACCTCACTCAACGGCGTGAGCGCAAAACTGCCGTCGGGTAACTCAGCGAAGACACCGACGCTCGCGAGCAGTCGCAGCACGCGGGCCAGCGACGGCGCGTGCGTCTGAGTAGCAGCCGCAAGATCACGGGCGTTGCGTGGACCGTCGGTGATAAGGTCAGCAACGCCAAGCTCAGCCACGAGTGCAAGTGCACGGGGGACGTAATAGCCCATCGCCATGTGATAGAGCGCGGGGCCGGGCGACATTCCAGATATATCAACAACAGACGGCATGGAGATCACTCCTTTTTCTTCGAAACGCATTCGTACATACGGGCAATGTGACCAACTCTGTCATGCCAGAACGTCCACGAGACTAGAGGCAGCCGAACGGTCAGCATCAGCGGCGGCTCGCAGCGCCGTCAGCTGGATGCCGTTGTTGGGCGATTACTCGACACTTACTCGTATTGTAGAACCAAGCTTCGGCTGTACAACTTCAAGGGCCAAATCCAAGATATGCTGAATGTTAC of the Syntrophorhabdaceae bacterium genome contains:
- a CDS encoding methyltransferase produces the protein MRFEEKGVISMPSVVDISGMSPGPALYHMAMGYYVPRALALVAELGVADLITDGPRNARDLAAATQTHAPSLARVLRLLASVGVFAELPDGSFALTPLSEVLRKNAPDSVRALVLMFCGAGVQDAWRDLEACVRSGEPAFRRMAPSADSPYVLMAGIPELTALFDEAMATVASWSAAAVATAVDFSALRRVVDVGGGNGTLLIGLLKAHPHIRGVVFDQAHAATRAQQRVSAAGLVDRCEVMAGDFFDGVPNGADAYVLRHVFVDWDDERAATILRNCRAAMPSHGQLMILEGIYSVRISPSASCQNAAGHDVNMLVCTGGRLRSEEEFRALLAASGFRLSRVVPTKTDVSVIFGEPA